ATTTCAGCATTTTTCATAAACGCTAACATACCCAAAATCCTATTAAACTTATCTTGGCTTTCAGTTTTAAGATTTTTATTTGCAGTAATTTGAGATACTTGAATTTCTCGAACTATGTTAGTTCTGTTTTCAATGGATTCAGTCCAAATATCAAACAAATGAATTGGTAAAAAAGCATCTTGGAATGTACTGGCTGACGCAATACTATTCTCTTGGCTTTCTTTACTTGCAAAATAAATTTTATTTACACGGGATATGGGTAAAGGATAGGGTAAAAGATAAACCACTTCGTGAAGTCTTTCTAAATTTTGTTTGTCAAAATCGGTTAATGCGACTTCTATCAAAACTTGTTGCTCGTTAGGCTCATCAGTAAAGCCGTCTGAAATGAGTAAATGATTAGGTGAAAAATGCTGAATATCCTTAGTGCGTTGGCTTCTTGCCAATTCTCTTGTTTCGTAATTCACTGGATATATCAAAGCACTTCCAAAATAGTCTAATAAATTAGACTTGTTTATTTGAATTACAAAAGAAGATATATATAAACTATCAAGTTTATCCTTACTAACTCTTGATAAATCAATATTGCTGTTGTTACTTTGACTTGGCAGTTTATCAGTGAATAAGCTTGGTACCTTTTGACAATTAATAATACTTTCAATAATCTGTTTTTTTGTTGATTTGGTGGAAACAGAAATATTTAGGGTTGCTGCAATTTTTGCAACTTCTTCTTTGCCTAATTTATTTAGCTGTTGTATAGTATATTTTGCCATTGTTTTTTTCTTTTAACTGTTTGTCAAATTAATAAAACAAATCACCTGTATCGTAAGTATCACTTGGAAAGTTGTTTAAAATAGACGGCTTGCTACCTGTGTACATAATGACTAACCTATTTTTAGCTCGTGTGCAACCCACATAAGCCTGCCTTTTGGCTTCGTCTGTGTTTCTTAAACTCTCAAATTCAGGCATAATTACAATATCAAACTCCATTCCTTTTGCAGAAATGAAGGTTGTAACCAATATGTTTTTTAGGTCATTTTCGGTCTTAGATTTTTCTGCTTCGGACATTTCAGAGTAATACTTAGAACACTCAAAGCCAAAGCCTGATATTATGGAATGATAGTTTTCAACTTGGTTTTTGAACGGAAACAATACACCAATATTAAAACCTTTATAGTTTTCAATGATTGTCTTTAATCTGCTTTGCATATCAGACTGATCGCTAAATTTAAGTACTTCGGGTAAATCTCCGTTATTCTTATATCGTTTCAGTGCTGATAACGTTTGACTATCGTTTGCTTTGGGGCTATTCGGAACAAAGTACCTTGCAAAATTATAGATTTGATAAGTGTTCCTGTAATTGAATTGTAGAGTAAACTCGTTTAATGAATGACTTATTTCTTGCTTTATTATCGTTTCGCTTGCACCTGAACCTTCGTGCACTTGTTGGTCATTGTCTGCACCAATTGTCATTCTGCCAAATACTTTCGGAAACGCTTGAAAAATTCTTTCTTCAAGATCTTGCGCTTCGTCAAGTATAAGTTCCATATTGCCTACTTTTCCACGCAAAGCATTTTCTATTTCGAATGCAGACAGTTTTTTGTAAAATTTATATTCTCCCCGATCATATATTACACAAACACCTTGTTGAATTGTTAAGCGTGAAGAATAATCCGTTTCAACCCATCCATTAGATTTGGCTTGATCTATATATTCTTTTTTGATATACCAACATTTGGTTCTGCTGAATACTTTATAGGCACTTTTTGAAGTATCATAAGATATTTTAAAATCCGTTTCATCTAATTCATATCCCAACAATCTTTTTGTTGTGCTTGGAAACCAACTATGGATAGTATTCACTTTATTATTTGATATTCCTTGCTTTGCAAGCAAGTTTTCAATGGCAACTTTCAACATTCTTTGGTAGGTAAGTAATATGGCGGGTTTTCTATTTTTTAGTAGGCGTATCAGCCTAAAAATGGAAACGGTTGTTTTACCACTACCAGGACAACCTGTTACAAGAGAAAATTTTTCGTCATAATCATTGTTGATTATGCTCAACATAATTTGTCCGTTCGTAGAGTTTCTTATGTCGTCTTGGCTCGGAAGTCTGAATTTAAATTTTGCCATTGTTTCTTGGCTGTTTTGTTTTTCTAAAATATCATGCAACGTTTTGGCGCTTGGCGTTCGGGCGGGTTTCGGAGCACAAAACTGTCAACCAAGCACTGAACTTGAATAAAAGCACAAATCTCCAAATTTGCACGTCACCGCCTGACGTAAAACCCGTGTTATGCGGTCGTTTTTTTACTTTTCTTCATACAGTTTTCTTCATACAGTAAATATTGGAAAAGGGTTGAACCATAGTGATTCCAAGCGTTCCCTTTTTCTTTATATTTTGATATACGTCTTTTTATAAAATCTATCATTGTTTTAAGTTCAATTTTTTCCCAATTAGCAATGGTAGAGTCCGAAACAGTAACAAATATTTTGTTGATTGAGAGATTATCGGTTGTATAATTCTTTGCTGTTTTTAATGTCTCAACAACCCTATTTAATTCTTCATCAGTTTCAATTAGTCCCATTCTCGAAACACAACTTTTTATTTTCTTTTCATTTAGAGAAGATACTCTAGTGTCGCCCCCTTTAACTTCACAGATAATACCCACTGATTTAGAATTTATTTCTCCTACTATTTCCTTTAGTTTCGGGCAAACATCATCAATAGAAAGTAATCCTATTATTTCTTTCACGAACCGATTTCTTACGCCAATTATGTCATTGTCGGCATAAGAATTCGTTTGGGTTTCGGATTTATGTGACACATAATTATCAATTAAGAAAAATCCGTTTAATCTAAAATACCAGTAGGCTATTTCTTCTGCAAAGTTTTTCATAAGAATCAATTTGTGTTTTGCTCAATTTTATCAAATGCATTGTCGATGTCAGATGATACCAAATTACAATAGATTTTTTGGAAGCTAAAATACTGAAAATCAATTGATTGAAAATTTCAATTTGCAATTATATAAATCTGCACTTAGCTGAAAGTTTTCTAATATTTGTTCTTTACACTTCATACAGCTCCTTATTTGGTTGATAAAAAAGCATTTACAACCTGCTAAAGCATTTTCTACTTTCACCTAAATCTTGAAAATATTTTGTCGTTGCACGCCGCTGATGCTTTTTTCAAAATCACCTAAAAATTTTCCTTTGGGCTTTTTATGGGGCTTTACAACCCATGCGTTACATATGATACCTTCAATACCTTGAAATCCAAATCTACATGTGTCCGTTTGCCTCTGAAATTAATCCATGAAAATTCATTTTTAAAAATGGTTATATCATGTATGCTGCCTGACCATAATTTACCTACATATAAAATTCGCTTCTTGCTATCACTCATCATCAACATTTTTACTGTATGTCGTTTTTTTCCTGAGTAATATCCCTGCTGTCCCTTTTGATTATCAGGTCGTTGTATCGGTATTTCCGTACCATCTATTATCAAATCTT
This window of the Bacteroidia bacterium genome carries:
- a CDS encoding ATP-binding domain-containing protein, translated to MAKFKFRLPSQDDIRNSTNGQIMLSIINNDYDEKFSLVTGCPGSGKTTVSIFRLIRLLKNRKPAILLTYQRMLKVAIENLLAKQGISNNKVNTIHSWFPSTTKRLLGYELDETDFKISYDTSKSAYKVFSRTKCWYIKKEYIDQAKSNGWVETDYSSRLTIQQGVCVIYDRGEYKFYKKLSAFEIENALRGKVGNMELILDEAQDLEERIFQAFPKVFGRMTIGADNDQQVHEGSGASETIIKQEISHSLNEFTLQFNYRNTYQIYNFARYFVPNSPKANDSQTLSALKRYKNNGDLPEVLKFSDQSDMQSRLKTIIENYKGFNIGVLFPFKNQVENYHSIISGFGFECSKYYSEMSEAEKSKTENDLKNILVTTFISAKGMEFDIVIMPEFESLRNTDEAKRQAYVGCTRAKNRLVIMYTGSKPSILNNFPSDTYDTGDLFY
- a CDS encoding transposase; this encodes MFTNPKEALFFVLHYLKSYPTLENMALFNVDISTVSDYLKITKKSLKAALKAQDVFVNKVFKNQSDFDKAFEGVEDLIIDGTEIPIQRPDNQKGQQGYYSGKKRHTVKMLMMSDSKKRILYVGKLWSGSIHDITIFKNEFSWINFRGKRTHVDLDFKVLKVSYVTHGL